From one Eriocheir sinensis breed Jianghai 21 chromosome 60, ASM2467909v1, whole genome shotgun sequence genomic stretch:
- the LOC126985720 gene encoding uncharacterized protein LOC126985720 isoform X2, which translates to MPGAAKKRGRGAALRLVLEPPAVPVRRRRPGRQHPRLSADANNRVQGRVNGRACLVQLDSGAEVTVVFWSAALRLGLVRGGERAVRQEVVLWTGRQALRVVQLDSVTIELGGGVQVVTPATVFPAWLEHQYDAQAVVLDAHQLRRGAMVQLFRPGGSDLLVRRPRRLQGRVRKTRRSVQPDVLTVRVARDGGAAGAPMTMLLDTGATGVHVSCERRALLLSGRPPPRGLELDLGGGLCLHAGPLGVVPSNDHDFILGVAVLCANGAVLDHGRHTLDLRAGAGWWRVFTQPPPRAPRRLY; encoded by the coding sequence ATGCCTGGCGCGGCTAAGAAGCGTGGGCGGGGCGCGGCGCTGCGGCTGGTGCTGGAACCGCCCGCCGTGCCCGTCAGGCGGCGCCGCCCGGGCCGGCAGCACCCGCGGCTGAGCGCGGACGCCAACAACCGCGTGCAGGGCCGCGTGAACGGGCGGGCGTGCCTGGTGCAGCTGGACTCCGGGGCGGAGGTGACCGTGGTGTTCTGGAGCGCGGCGCTGCGCCTGGGCCTGGTGCGCGGCGGGGAGCGCGCCGTGCGGCAGGAGGTGGTGCTGTGGACGGGGCGGCAGGCGCTGCGCGTGGTGCAGCTGGACAGCGTCACCATCGAGCTGGGCGGCGGCGTGCAGGTGGTGACGCCCGCCACGGTGTTCCCGGCGTGGCTGGAGCACCAGTACGACGCCCAGGCCGTGGTGCTGGACGCCCACCAGCTGCGGCGCGGCGCCATGGTGCAGCTGTTCCGGCCCGGCGGCAGCGACCTGCTGGTGCGCCGGCCGCGGCGGCTGCAGGGGCGGGTGCGTAAGACGCGCCGCTCCGTGCAGCCCGACGTGCTGACGGTGCGGGTGGCGCGGGACGGCGGGGCGGCCGGCGCGCCCATGACCATGCTGCTGGACACGGGCGCCACGGGTGTGCACGTGTCCTGCGAGCGTCGCGCGCTGCTGCTGTCCGGCCGCCCCCCGCCCCGGGGCCTCGAGCTGGACCTGGGCGGCGGCCTGTGTCTGCACGCGGGCCCGCTGGGCGTCGTGCCCTCCAACGACCACGATTTTATCCTGGGCGTTGCCGTGCTGTGTGCCAACGGCGCCGTGCTCGACCACGGCCGCCACACGCTGGACCTGCGGGCGGGGGCGGGGTGGTGGCGGGTGTTCACGCAGCCGCCGCCCCGCGCCCCGCGAAGGCTCTACTAG